A single window of Gossypium arboreum isolate Shixiya-1 chromosome 13, ASM2569848v2, whole genome shotgun sequence DNA harbors:
- the LOC108464335 gene encoding uncharacterized protein LOC108464335, producing SLECWHRSNYRRLFCTVGVHPTRCKEFEESGDPKKHFQALLALVKEGIQKGKVVAIGECGLDYDRLHFCPPEVQKKYFEKQFELAYATKLPMFLHMRAAAEDFCEIMERNINKFIGGVTHSFTGSAEDRDKLLPFHNMYIGVNGCSLKMAENLDVVRGIPVERMMIETDSPYCEIKSTHAGINFVKSLWPSKKKEKYDKECLVKGHNEPCLVLVKATIERYKKASDSSNTGSVAEVNAQFYQQEAEKLRNQIRNLQNTNRHMLGESVGGLPMKELKSLESRLEKGISRIRSKKNELLFAEIEYMQKKVKIVKCTVNEVPVDISFNQTAGLSALCFPEKVSSTHIQH from the exons AGCTTGGAATGCTGGCATCGATCGAATTATC GGAGGCTTTTCTGCACAGTTGGAGTGCACCCAACTAGATGCAAG gAGTTTGAAGAGAGTGGGGATCCTAAAAAACATTTTCAAGCTCTTTTGGCATTGGTTAAGGAGGGAATTCAAAAAGGGAAG GTGGTTGCAATTGGTGAATGTGGATTGGATTATGACAGGCTTCACTTTTGCCCACCAGAAGTTCAAAAGAA GTATTTTGAGAAGCAGTTTGAATTAGCATATGCCACAAAGCTGCCCATGTTTCTGCATATGCGTGCAGCTGCAGAAGATTTCTGTGAAATTATGGAACGAAATATTAACAA GTTCATTGGTGGGGTTACTCATTCATTTACCGGTAGTGCTGAAGACCGTGATAAGCTTCTCCCATTTCATAACATGTATATAG GTGTAAATGGATGCTCTCTGAAGATGGCTGAAAATCTTGATGTTGTGAGGGGCATACCTGTTGAAAGAATGATGATTGAGACTGATTCTCCATATTGTGAAATCAAGAGTACTCATGCTGGGATTAATTTTGTGAAATCCTTATGGCCTTCTAAGAAGAAAGAGAAGTATGACAAAGAGTGTCTTGTTAAAGGGCATAATGAACCTTGTTTAGTGCT TGTTAAAGCAACAATTGAAAGGTACAAAAAGGCTTCTGATTCCTCCAATACTGGGTCAGTTGCTGAAGTTAATGCTCAG TTCTATCAGCAAGAAGCTGAGAAACTCCGAAATCAAATCCGGAATTTGCAGAATACAAACAG gCACATGCTGGGGGAGTCCGTAGGGGGATTGCCTATGAAAGAGCTTAAGAGCTTGGAGAGTCGTTTAGAAAAAGGAATTAGCAGAATCCGTTCCAAAAAG AATGAGCTGTTGTTTGCTGAAATAGAGTATATGCAGAAAAAG GTTAAAATAGTGAAATGCACTGTGAATGAAGTACCGGTGGACATCTCTTTCAATCAAACGGCTGGTCTATCTGCACTTTGCTTTCCGGAGAAGGTATCATCTACTCATATCCAACATTGA
- the LOC128286974 gene encoding uncharacterized protein LOC128286974 — MRPPRGRGGGGFRGRGDGGRGRGRGGGGRGGDRGGSAMKSRGGGCCLSKERRRYFVSFNLLWFLNKIDKILLLTFRG, encoded by the exons ATGAGACCTCCAAGAG GCCGTGGTGGTGGTGGATTTAGGGGCAGAGGTGATGGTGGAAGAGGGAGAGGAAGAGGAGGTGGTGGAAGAGGTGGTGATAGGGGTGGTAGTGCCATGAAATCCCGCGGCGGTGGCTGTTGTCTGAGCAAAGAACGCAGGAGATACTTTGTATCATTCAACCTTCTTTGGTTTCTGAACAAAATCGACAAAATATTATTGCTTACTTTCAGAGGCTAA